A single Argentina anserina chromosome 7, drPotAnse1.1, whole genome shotgun sequence DNA region contains:
- the LOC126802021 gene encoding glycine-rich protein A3-like produces the protein MDNRDDSNDKDKGLFSHLAGYAAGQYSHGGSYPHQGYGYPPQGYGYPPAGGYPPHGGGGYPPHGGYPPSGYPPPGGYPPSAYPGPSGYPPAGYPGSHHTGHGPNMGGMLAGGAAAAAAAYGAHHLVHGSHHGGYHGYGHGKFKHGKHGYGHGKFKHGKHGFGHGKFGKRFGFGGKFKKWK, from the exons ATGGATAACAGGGATGATTCAAATGACAAGGACAAAGGGTTGTTTTCACATCTTGCTGGATATGCTGCCGGACAATACTCACATGGAGGATCATACCCTCATCAAGGATATGGATATCCCCCACAAGGATATGGGTACCCCCCTGCAGGCGGCTACCCTCCTCATGGAGGTGGTGGCTATCCTCCACATGGTGGTTATCCTCCATCTGGATATCCTCCTCCTGGCGGTTACCCGCCATCGGCTTATCCTGGCCCTAGTGGATATCCACCAGCTGGGTATCCTGGTTCACATCATACAG GGCATGGACCTAACATGGGAGGTATGCTAGCTGGgggtgctgctgctgctgctgcggcTTACGGGGCTCACCATCTTGTGCACGGGAGTCACCATGGGGGTTACCATGGCTATGGTCACGGGAAGTTCAAGCATGGCAAACATGGGTATGGTCATGGGAAATTCAAGCATGGCAAGCATGGGTTTGGCCATGGGAAATTTGGCAAGCGCTTTGGATTTGGAGGCAAGTTCAAGAAATGGAAGTAA
- the LOC126803157 gene encoding LOW QUALITY PROTEIN: uncharacterized protein LOC126803157 (The sequence of the model RefSeq protein was modified relative to this genomic sequence to represent the inferred CDS: inserted 1 base in 1 codon), protein MGSGKDNNDDTTDRGLFSSLAGFAAGHMPRPGSNSNQGHGYPPQAYAPPGYPPSGGYPPPAGYPPSGGYPPQSGYPTQSGYPSYEHSPPMGYPPAGYPPSGNSSPIGYPPAGYPXPSGYPPAGYPGPSAPHQSGRGSGLGMGAMLAGGAAAAAAGYGVHHLVHGSSHGRGSQGFGSGGSHGFGRGKFGKRHGGKFKHGKFKHGKYGKRHGGKFKKWK, encoded by the exons ATGGGAAGTGGAAAGGACAACAATGACGATACTACTGACAGAGGGCTGTTCTCAAGTCTTGCTGGATTTGCTGCTGGGCACATGCCGCGGCCTGGATCAAATTCTAATCAAGGACATGGATATCCGCCACAGGCATATGCACCACCTGGTTATCCTCCCTCAGGTGGGTATCCTCCTCCTGCAGGGTATCCTCCCTCAGGCGGCTACCCTCCTCAAAGCGGGTACCCTACACAAAGCGGGTATCCCTCATATGAACATTCTCCCCCTATGGGATATCCACCAGCCGGCTATCCCCCATCTGGAAACTCTTCCCCGATAGGATATCCACCGGCCGGCTATC CCCCGAGTGGATATCCACCAGCTGGTTATCCAGGTCCATCAGCTCCACATCAATCAG GGCGTGGATCCGGTTTGGGAATGGGAGCTATGTTAGCCGGTGGTGCTGCCGCGGCCGCTGCAGGTTATGGGGTTCACCATCTTGTGCACGGTAGTAGCCATGGAAGAGGTTCCCAGGGCTTTGGTTCTGGGGGTTCCCATGGATTTGGTCGTGGAAAATTCGGAAAACGTCATGGAGGTAAATTTAAGCACGGGAAGTTCAAGCATGGGAAATATGGAAAGCGTCATGGTGGAAAGTTCAAGAAATGGAAGTGA